A DNA window from Fragaria vesca subsp. vesca linkage group LG3, FraVesHawaii_1.0, whole genome shotgun sequence contains the following coding sequences:
- the LOC101297624 gene encoding serrate RNA effector molecule-like, whose product MAEIMNMPVDSLDRRRDRKDKSSEEPPPPPQSSSPQQAPQQQPPPPPPSRRRDRDEKERDRDLDRPPRRPDYYDRGNRSPPPPRERDRDRDYKRRGSVSPPPPYRDRGRHSPPRRSPPPPLKRSRREDGGYDGRRGSPRGGFGPGGDRRSGYDYASGYDREMGVRPGYGDDRPHGRYAGRSSGGYGPSDWDSGRAGFGDASSTGTTQREGLMSYKQFIQELEDDILPAEAERRYQEYKAEYISTQKRAYFNAHKDEEWLKDKYHPTNLLTVIERRNEISQKTAKEFLLELQSGSLDLGPGVNSSAPNKSGHTSEPNSDDEADVDGKRRRHGRELNKENDLISTAPKAHPVSSDPRRIQVDVEQAQALVRKLDSEKGIVENILCAPENDKMNREKSHGGSTGPVVIIRGLTSVKGLEGVELLDTLITYLWRIHGVDYYGMIESNDAKGLRHVRVEVKGSDIGNGAEWEKKLDLHWQERLHSQDPLEVMTAKEKIEAAALQGLDPFVRKIRDEKYGWKYGCGAKGCTKLFHAAEFVHKHLKLKHPELLVDVTVKMREDLYFQNYMNDAEAPGGTPVMQQSILRDKPQRRRPGMENRLKDERGNRRERENRANGGERYDRSENMQQGEFPSNNDGQDGGNHDEPMYDNFGGQGMHGGPPFPSDITPPPVLMPVPGAGPLGPFVPAPPEVAMQMLRDQGGPPPFEGSGRNMWPGPQMSGPAPILALSPAFRQDPRRLRSYQDLDAPEDEVTVIDYRSL is encoded by the exons ATGGCCGAGATCATGAACATGCCGGTCGACTCCTTGGACCGCCGTCGTGACCGCAAAGACAAGTCCTCCGAAGAGCCTCCTCCTCCTCCTCAATCCTCCTCGCCGCAACAAGCACCACAACAGCAGCCGCCGCCTCCTCCGCCCTCGCGAAGACGCGACCGCGACGAAAAGGAGCGAGATAGGGACCTCGACCGCCCGCCTCGCCGCCCGGACTACTACGACCGGGGAAATCGTTCCCCTCCGCCTCCGCGGGAGAGAGATAGAGATAGGGATTACAAGCGGCGGGGCAGCGTTAGTCCACCACCTCCGTATAGAGACCGCGGCAGGCACTCGCCGCCTCGGAGGTCTCCGCCACCTCCGTTAAAGCGGTCCAGGAGGGAAGATGGAGGCTACGACGGCCGCAGAGGGAGTCCTAGAGGCGGCTTTGGACCTGGAGGTGACAGGAG GTCTGGATATGATTATGCAAGTGGATATGATAGGGAGATGGGGGTTAGACCTGGTTATGGTGATGACAGGCCTCATGGTCGTTATGCTGGACGCTCATCTGGTGGCTACGGGCCTTCTG ACTGGGATTCAGGACGTGCTGGCTTTGGTGATGCTTCCAGCACTGGGACCACTCAAAG AGAAGGTTTGATGTCATACAAACAATTCATCCAAGAGCTGGAAGATGACATTTTGCCAGCTGAAGCTGAGCGCAG ATATCAAGAGTACAAGGCAGAGTATATATCCACTCAGAAGCGAGCATATTTTAATGCTCATAAAGATGAGGAATG GCTAAAAGACAAATATCATCCCACAAACCTACTCACTGTAATTGAAAG GAGAAATGAAATATCACAGAAAACAGCGAAGGAATTTCTGCTTGAACTGCAAAGTGGATCCTTGGACTT AGGGCCTGGTGTCAATTCCTCAGCTCCAAATAAATCTGGACATACTAGTGAACCAAATTCTGATGATGAGGCTGATGTGGATGGCAAGAGAAGACGGCATGGCAGGGAACTGAATAAAGAAAATGATCTTATATCTACTGCTCCTAAGGCTCACCCAGTCAGTTCTGATCCTAGACGTATACAAGTTGACGTTGAACAAGCACAAGCCCTTGTCCGCAAACTTGACTCTGAAAAAGGAATTGTGGAGAACATCTTATGTGCACCTGAGAATGACAAAATGAACAGAGAAAAATCTCATGGTGGTTCCACTGGCCCTGTTGTTATCATACGGGGTTTGACATCTGTCAAGGGCCTTGAGGGTGTTGAGCTTCTTGACACCCTCATTACCTACCTTTGGCGCATACACGGTGTAGATTATTATGGGATGATTGAGTCAAATGATGCTAAAGGTCTCAGGCACGTGAGAGTAGAGGTGAAGGGTTCCGACATAGGTAATGGAGCTGAGTGGGAAAAGAAATTAGACTTGCATTGGCAAGAAAGATTGCACAGTCAAGATCCATTGGAAGTAATGACTGCCAAGGAAAAGATAGAAGCTGCTGCTTTACAAGGCCTGGATCCCTTTGTGCGGAAGATTAGGGATGAAAAATATGGCTGGAAGTATGGTTGTGGTGCCAAGGGTTGCACTAAGCTCTTTCATGCTGCTGAATTTGTGCACAAACATCTCAAGTTAAAACACCCCGAGCTACTGGTGGATGTGACTGTGAAAATGCGCGAGGATTTATATTTCCAGAATTACATGAA TGATGCAGAGGCGCCCGGTGGAACTCCTGTTATGCAGCAATCAATACTG AGGGACAAGCCACAGAGACGTAGGCCAGGTATGGAGAATAGATTGAAAGACGAGCGTGGTAATCGGAGAGAACGAGAAAACCGAGCCAATGGTGGTGAGAGGTATGATAGGTCTGAGAATATGCAACAAGGTGAATTCCCATCCAACAATGACGGCCAAGATGGAGGAAATCATGATGAGCCAATGTATGATAATTTTGGTGGACAAGGAATGCATGGTGGTCCTCCTTTCCCATCAGATATAACCCCACCACCTGTGTTGATGCCTGTACCTGGTGCTGG TCCTCTTGGGCCTTTTGTTCCTGCTCCACCTGAAGTTGCAATGCAAATGTTGAGAGATCAAGGTGGTCCTCCACCCTTTGAAGGCAGTGGTAGAAACATGTGGCCCGGACCTCAAATGAGTGGGCCAGCCCCAATTCTTGCTTTGTCCCCAGCTTTCCGACAGGATCCTCGACGTTTAAGAAG